One Hermetia illucens chromosome 4, iHerIll2.2.curated.20191125, whole genome shotgun sequence DNA segment encodes these proteins:
- the LOC119654726 gene encoding mitochondrial fission process protein 1-like isoform X2 gives MRGLRLNYSVTLCQEGQWESPRPYRRLMFYPILPRRPSMDIEYEQGNQQTGGCLMAFIDAAVWQTFATYMIPRFAVTGVTRLSREILTPTSHSHTPPLIGLFTILVLSKPIDNTVDLFLDSTLRKL, from the exons ATGCGGGGATTGCGGCTCAATTATTCAGTTACACTTTGTCAAGAAGGACAGTGGGAATCTCCCAGACCATATCGACGTCTTATGTTCTATCCGATATTGCCACGAAGACCCTCAATGGATATAGAGTACGAACAG GGAAATCAGCAAACAGGCGGTTGTCTGATGGCATTCATTGACGCAGCCGTGTGGCAAACGTTTGCTACCTATATGATACCACGTTTTGCAGTGACTGG AGTAACGCGACTTTCCCGAGAAATACTAACACCGACCTCTCACAGTCACACTCCGCCTTTGATTGGTCTTTTCACTATTTTAGTGTTGTCAAAACCTATAGACAATACTGTTGATCTCTTTCTTGATAGTACACTCAGGAAACTGTAG
- the LOC119654726 gene encoding mitochondrial fission process protein 1-like isoform X1 → MKSNPVTEKDPFRNSILRLLGYAGIAAQLFSYTLSRRTVGISQTISTSYVLSDIATKTLNGYRGNQQTGGCLMAFIDAAVWQTFATYMIPRFAVTGVTRLSREILTPTSHSHTPPLIGLFTILVLSKPIDNTVDLFLDSTLRKL, encoded by the exons ATGAAAAGTAATCCTGTAAcagaaaaggatccatttcgGAATTCTATTTTACGACTCCTGG GATATGCGGGGATTGCGGCTCAATTATTCAGTTACACTTTGTCAAGAAGGACAGTGGGAATCTCCCAGACCATATCGACGTCTTATGTTCTATCCGATATTGCCACGAAGACCCTCAATGGATATAGA GGAAATCAGCAAACAGGCGGTTGTCTGATGGCATTCATTGACGCAGCCGTGTGGCAAACGTTTGCTACCTATATGATACCACGTTTTGCAGTGACTGG AGTAACGCGACTTTCCCGAGAAATACTAACACCGACCTCTCACAGTCACACTCCGCCTTTGATTGGTCTTTTCACTATTTTAGTGTTGTCAAAACCTATAGACAATACTGTTGATCTCTTTCTTGATAGTACACTCAGGAAACTGTAG